A part of Melittangium boletus DSM 14713 genomic DNA contains:
- a CDS encoding methyltransferase domain-containing protein codes for MHPTFRRLGTSELLPRYIFAESLFARRRVLEVDAVATTGGESARFLLERGARSVVACDANLQAVEAAHKAHGGPTLRYRANVYDDLEPGSFDLVLVADLAPYVRAPLLLAELTRLVGRQGHLIGGLRNVAGLALWQLMEVEEGAPPTYGQLLDALSPHFPHVEVATQSPVLGYQLAFEKGDGLQVDGTLIRGGEAAYFVVVAGQDPARVVDPTWVQLPPEPLAFTRGKLDEVAQRGKGWEERAGRLKESLTRVRAELTEREAEVVELKPALEVAREDVARLSAQLELARGSPESARERDELSSRLRRTGLELQVAQERLADADRRLAQQRLEVESAERARKESEVQALAAQEGVRLERARREELNASLEEVRERLTQAYAEQRELRDELAGLRVDREKDRLAAERAREQAEALRRDMESAREREVRLAEQHSAALAAVELLKSDVARAEQAREESEKSLRLQDADVSRLTREVDSLARRASAAEAARGEAEVSLTAREAELRGLTTELTSARAERERLSAEVQDGARTQAHARAMAARLEQELHEARAQLSSQEEARVRAAVELEETLEEERQQAEERLARALTEERARTEEASAEASRERAAREALEQREAELEQRLRVAEASREETLRAVSTLKAQRQGWLDEHGKLRRRVAEAEATLAELERARAVDMESISRLDTELQATQGRITAEQEARVGAEVERDQAQLELTQEQEARARLEDSLAQGQSELAVERQRLFELQATVSSARAELKAEHQRRVQAEEAGANSLAALEAERQQRTQVDETLAETRIALEAEQGARSASEGALLQAREEAEAAREHRERIARELERIQDELEAEQQQRSGTEVSLAGTEGELEAERERRTFAEESLAGVRAELESEREQRSRSEQALAHVRAEVEAGQQRLAEVEASLAEKDAEVEAGQKRLVEVEASLAEKDAEVEVGQQRFAEVEASLAEKDAEVEAGQRRLAEVEVALAEKDAEVESERELRAFAEESLTGARAEAESEREQRAGIARSLAFLQEELGAEQRRRVESEASLAEKDAELESEREQRARAEESLSLLQTELSDERRQRSDAGDSLATLEMGLAREREARARAEQALAAVQGELDAERATLGAQLDSERAGKARVEASRAKVQAELGAERKQRAELEESLASMSAAWDVEREARARAEESLGVAKADLEAALAASAARARESLELVQAELETERRQRAEMEGLFAAEREEADTLLSSVRAELESARSERPVLEASLAERKQLVESLQARLASEQETLAATQAREAATAAEREARKREAVEYRMDLEGLREDLAKKDAEVAALRPQLAELDAFRFQAHQASMALQQAHMGLRERDLLVQNLQKELSETQARLSSETEHLDLLSVKLEAARRIAGKATSLETALEEERAALGSTRELLAGLEVENARLVSELAAAEEARARAEQDTVRPAREADSVQDIYARAHAEINAVKNELLRRPKGGTPPTTAASSKPEEPG; via the coding sequence ATGCATCCTACATTCCGCCGCCTGGGGACCAGTGAGCTGTTGCCCCGGTACATCTTCGCGGAGAGCCTCTTCGCCCGCCGCCGTGTCCTGGAAGTGGACGCGGTCGCCACCACGGGGGGTGAGAGCGCGCGCTTCCTCCTCGAGCGGGGCGCCCGCTCCGTGGTGGCCTGCGATGCCAACCTCCAGGCCGTGGAGGCCGCTCACAAGGCCCATGGTGGCCCCACGCTGCGCTACCGCGCCAATGTCTACGACGACCTCGAGCCCGGCAGCTTCGATCTGGTGCTCGTGGCGGACCTGGCGCCTTACGTGCGCGCGCCCCTGCTGCTCGCCGAGCTGACGCGCCTGGTGGGCCGGCAGGGTCATCTGATCGGCGGCCTGCGCAACGTGGCGGGCCTGGCCCTCTGGCAGTTGATGGAGGTGGAGGAGGGCGCGCCGCCCACGTACGGGCAACTGCTCGACGCGCTCTCGCCGCACTTCCCCCACGTGGAAGTGGCCACCCAGTCCCCGGTGCTGGGCTACCAGCTCGCCTTCGAGAAGGGGGACGGCCTGCAGGTGGATGGCACCCTCATCCGTGGCGGCGAGGCGGCCTATTTCGTCGTGGTGGCGGGGCAAGACCCGGCCCGGGTCGTGGACCCCACCTGGGTGCAGCTGCCCCCCGAGCCCCTGGCCTTCACGCGCGGCAAGCTCGATGAAGTGGCCCAGCGCGGCAAGGGGTGGGAGGAGCGCGCCGGACGGCTCAAGGAATCCCTCACCCGGGTGCGCGCGGAGCTGACCGAGCGCGAGGCCGAGGTCGTCGAGCTCAAGCCCGCCCTGGAGGTCGCCCGGGAGGACGTGGCCCGGCTCTCCGCCCAGCTCGAACTGGCGCGGGGCTCGCCCGAGTCCGCGCGCGAGCGGGACGAGCTGTCCTCGCGCCTGCGCCGCACGGGCCTGGAGCTGCAGGTGGCCCAGGAGCGCCTGGCGGACGCGGACCGGCGCCTCGCCCAGCAGCGGCTGGAGGTGGAGTCCGCCGAGCGCGCCCGCAAGGAGTCCGAGGTCCAGGCCCTGGCCGCCCAGGAGGGCGTGCGTCTGGAGCGCGCGCGCCGCGAGGAGTTGAACGCCTCGCTGGAGGAAGTCCGCGAACGGCTCACCCAGGCCTATGCCGAGCAGCGCGAGCTGCGCGACGAGCTGGCGGGGCTCCGCGTGGATCGGGAGAAGGATCGACTGGCGGCGGAGCGCGCGCGCGAGCAGGCCGAGGCGCTGCGGCGGGACATGGAGTCGGCTCGGGAGCGCGAGGTGCGCCTCGCCGAGCAGCACTCGGCGGCGCTCGCCGCGGTGGAACTGCTCAAGTCGGACGTGGCCCGGGCCGAGCAGGCGCGCGAGGAGTCGGAGAAGTCGCTGCGTCTGCAGGACGCGGATGTGTCCCGGCTGACGCGAGAGGTGGATTCGCTGGCCCGGCGGGCCTCCGCCGCGGAGGCGGCCCGGGGCGAGGCGGAGGTGAGCCTCACGGCGCGCGAGGCCGAGCTGCGCGGACTCACGACGGAGCTCACGTCGGCGCGCGCCGAGCGCGAGCGGTTGTCGGCCGAGGTCCAGGACGGCGCTCGCACCCAGGCGCATGCGCGCGCGATGGCGGCGCGGCTCGAACAGGAGCTGCACGAGGCCCGGGCCCAGCTCTCCTCCCAGGAGGAGGCGCGGGTGCGCGCCGCGGTGGAGCTGGAGGAGACCCTCGAGGAGGAGCGCCAACAAGCGGAGGAGCGGCTGGCGCGGGCGCTCACCGAGGAGCGGGCGCGGACGGAGGAGGCCTCGGCCGAGGCGTCTCGGGAGCGGGCCGCCCGCGAGGCTCTGGAACAGCGGGAGGCGGAGCTCGAGCAGCGGTTGCGAGTCGCGGAGGCCTCGCGCGAGGAGACCCTGCGCGCCGTTTCCACCCTGAAGGCGCAGCGGCAGGGCTGGCTCGACGAGCACGGCAAGCTGCGGCGGCGCGTGGCGGAGGCCGAGGCGACGCTCGCGGAGCTGGAGCGGGCGCGCGCCGTGGACATGGAGTCCATCTCCCGGCTCGATACGGAGCTCCAGGCGACCCAGGGCCGTATCACCGCCGAACAGGAGGCCCGGGTGGGGGCCGAGGTAGAGCGGGACCAGGCTCAACTGGAGCTCACCCAGGAGCAGGAGGCCCGGGCTCGTCTGGAAGATTCGCTCGCCCAGGGCCAGTCCGAGCTCGCCGTCGAGCGTCAGCGGTTGTTCGAACTCCAGGCGACGGTGTCTAGCGCCCGTGCCGAGTTGAAGGCCGAGCATCAGCGGCGCGTGCAGGCGGAGGAGGCGGGGGCGAACAGTCTGGCGGCGCTCGAAGCGGAGCGTCAACAGCGCACCCAGGTGGACGAGACCCTGGCCGAGACGCGGATCGCGCTGGAGGCGGAGCAGGGGGCCCGGAGCGCTTCCGAGGGAGCCCTCCTCCAGGCGCGGGAGGAAGCCGAGGCCGCGCGCGAGCACCGGGAGCGGATCGCGCGCGAACTGGAGCGTATCCAGGACGAACTCGAGGCCGAGCAGCAACAGCGCTCGGGGACCGAGGTGTCCCTGGCGGGCACGGAAGGTGAACTCGAGGCCGAGCGCGAGCGCCGGACCTTCGCGGAAGAGTCCCTGGCGGGGGTTCGCGCGGAGCTGGAGTCCGAGCGCGAGCAGCGGTCCCGGTCCGAGCAGGCGCTGGCGCATGTCCGAGCGGAGGTGGAGGCCGGGCAGCAACGGCTCGCCGAGGTCGAGGCGTCGCTGGCGGAGAAGGACGCGGAGGTGGAGGCCGGGCAGAAGCGGCTCGTCGAAGTCGAGGCGTCCCTGGCGGAGAAGGACGCGGAGGTGGAGGTCGGGCAGCAACGGTTCGCCGAGGTCGAGGCGTCGCTGGCCGAGAAGGACGCGGAGGTGGAGGCCGGCCAGAGGCGGCTCGCCGAGGTCGAGGTGGCCTTGGCCGAGAAGGACGCGGAGGTGGAATCCGAGCGCGAGCTGCGGGCCTTCGCGGAAGAGTCCCTGACGGGAGCCCGCGCGGAGGCGGAGTCCGAGCGCGAGCAGCGGGCCGGAATCGCCCGGTCCCTGGCCTTCCTCCAGGAAGAGCTCGGCGCCGAGCAGCGGCGGCGCGTCGAGTCCGAGGCGTCGCTGGCGGAGAAGGACGCGGAGCTGGAATCCGAGCGTGAACAGCGCGCCCGCGCCGAGGAGTCGCTGTCGCTCCTCCAGACGGAGCTGAGCGACGAGCGGCGTCAGCGCTCGGACGCGGGAGATTCCCTGGCGACGCTGGAGATGGGGCTGGCGCGGGAGCGCGAGGCCCGGGCCCGTGCCGAGCAGGCCCTGGCGGCCGTCCAGGGCGAACTGGACGCGGAGCGAGCGACCCTCGGCGCACAGCTCGATTCGGAGCGGGCGGGCAAGGCGCGCGTCGAAGCGTCCCGGGCCAAGGTCCAGGCGGAGCTGGGGGCCGAGCGGAAGCAGCGGGCCGAGCTCGAGGAATCGCTCGCCTCCATGAGCGCCGCGTGGGACGTGGAGCGCGAGGCGAGGGCGCGGGCCGAGGAGTCGTTGGGCGTCGCCAAGGCGGACCTGGAGGCCGCGCTCGCGGCCTCGGCGGCCCGGGCGCGGGAGTCGCTGGAGCTCGTCCAGGCGGAGTTGGAGACCGAGCGGCGGCAGCGCGCCGAAATGGAGGGGCTGTTCGCGGCGGAGCGGGAGGAGGCCGACACGCTCCTGTCCTCGGTTCGCGCCGAACTGGAGTCCGCCCGGAGCGAGCGGCCCGTGCTGGAGGCGTCGTTGGCGGAGCGGAAGCAGCTCGTCGAATCGCTCCAGGCCCGTCTGGCGTCGGAGCAGGAGACCCTCGCCGCCACCCAGGCGCGCGAAGCCGCCACCGCCGCCGAGCGCGAGGCCCGCAAGCGCGAAGCGGTGGAGTACCGGATGGATCTGGAGGGACTGCGGGAGGACCTGGCCAAGAAGGACGCGGAGGTCGCGGCGCTGCGCCCCCAACTGGCCGAACTCGATGCCTTCCGGTTCCAGGCCCACCAGGCCTCGATGGCGCTCCAGCAGGCCCACATGGGCCTGCGCGAGCGGGATCTGCTCGTCCAGAACCTCCAGAAGGAGCTGTCCGAGACCCAGGCCCGGCTGTCCTCGGAGACCGAGCACCTGGACCTGCTCTCGGTGAAGCTCGAGGCCGCGCGCCGCATCGCGGGCAAGGCCACCTCGCTGGAGACCGCGCTGGAGGAGGAGCGCGCGGCGCTCGGTTCCACGCGGGAACTGCTCGCGGGGCTCGAGGTGGAGAACGCCCGGCTCGTCTCCGAGCTCGCGGCGGCCGAGGAGGCCCGGGCCCGGGCGGAACAGGACACGGTGAGGCCGGCGCGGGAGGCGGATTCCGTCCAGGACATCTACGCGCGGGCCCACGCCGAGATCAACGCGGTGAAGAATGAGTTGCTTCGCCGCCCCAAGGGGGGCACACCGCCCACTACCGCCGCCTCCTCGAAACCCGAGGAACCAGGCTGA
- the dapF gene encoding diaminopimelate epimerase — MSTTEFFFKYHGLGNDFILLDRRQNGEDIDAATSRWLCDRRLGVGADGVLALLPSEAGVARMVVHNADGSIAEMCGNGLRCAVKYLVDNSGEKPESILVETGAGVLSCAPGFGSDGVAQVEISMGPARLVAPNLPSGATQTPFLAAPIPGHPGLTGHAISMGNPHLVLLDQPLEDASRLGPVLERHPGFVDRTNVEFVRVDEDGLTVVVWERGCGLTQACGTGACAAAVAAVLAQRRPADAWSRVSLPGGDLLIRVPSDLSDIRMRGPVAFVFTGVVPDAPGR; from the coding sequence ATGAGCACGACAGAGTTCTTCTTCAAGTACCACGGCCTCGGCAACGACTTCATCCTGCTGGACCGCCGTCAGAATGGTGAGGACATCGACGCGGCCACCTCGCGGTGGTTGTGCGATCGGCGGCTGGGCGTTGGCGCGGATGGCGTGCTGGCCCTGTTGCCCTCGGAGGCGGGCGTGGCGCGGATGGTGGTGCACAACGCCGATGGAAGCATCGCCGAGATGTGCGGCAACGGCCTGCGCTGCGCGGTGAAGTACCTGGTGGACAACTCGGGAGAGAAGCCCGAGAGCATCCTCGTGGAGACGGGCGCCGGCGTGCTCTCGTGTGCGCCCGGGTTTGGCTCGGATGGCGTCGCCCAGGTGGAGATCTCCATGGGGCCCGCGCGGCTCGTCGCGCCCAACCTGCCCTCCGGTGCCACCCAGACGCCCTTCCTCGCGGCGCCCATCCCCGGCCACCCGGGCCTCACCGGCCACGCCATCAGCATGGGCAACCCGCACCTCGTGCTGCTCGACCAGCCGCTCGAGGACGCGAGCCGCCTGGGCCCCGTGCTCGAGCGCCACCCCGGTTTCGTGGACCGCACCAACGTGGAATTCGTCCGGGTGGACGAGGACGGACTGACGGTGGTGGTGTGGGAGCGCGGCTGTGGGCTCACACAGGCCTGTGGCACCGGCGCCTGCGCGGCGGCCGTGGCGGCGGTGCTGGCCCAGCGCCGCCCGGCGGATGCCTGGTCACGTGTCAGCCTGCCAGGAGGTGACCTGCTCATTCGTGTCCCCTCGGACCTTTCCGACATCCGCATGCGGGGGCCCGTGGCCTTCGTCTTCACTGGCGTTGTCCCGGATGCCCCGGGCCGGTAA
- a CDS encoding DUF4388 domain-containing protein codes for MAQVRKILIADPDLESVRPLSRALRTRGYQVHYAPDGSRALEVAVLRHPDLILFDEACRMLDARTFINILHTNPRTDDIPVVVSTSQLEADKMRGLRDGFLRKPFNLDEVLSRIEHVFRRSEAAKDLKSEVQEIEGSLSQLSIPDLMQILGMNKRSGKLTLEKGNDRGEIVVVEGRPFNARAGRAEGEKALFRLLVWTEGTFTFAPGNTSGKPRIQRPMDSALLEAMRQADEVNRLLPGLPPRNTRLVLAPDADLQQDQHPVTAQVVELLRQPRAVSEVLDLAPATDLEVVGVLHTLLQKGVARMAEGDADAGVSAPLLAPAELHALRGRILRGRGVSRDATAKLFVCGSGPAVARRVLSQLAELAAVAAEPPAVRSGFGTLGRMELNELLHLDFCVLPPAEAARPLWRPFSAGAVGALLFDTTEAAVKLAHFLAWDIRLPVVVLGHEVPQELQDAPAGSVSVGEDLKDALRSLLVLALNPTPLSPGIPLPPSARSASTAP; via the coding sequence TTGGCCCAGGTCCGAAAAATCCTCATCGCCGACCCCGACCTCGAGTCCGTCCGCCCCCTGTCGCGCGCCCTGCGCACCCGGGGCTACCAGGTGCACTACGCGCCGGATGGCTCGCGGGCCCTGGAGGTCGCCGTGCTGCGCCACCCGGATCTCATCCTCTTCGATGAGGCGTGCCGGATGCTGGACGCGCGCACCTTCATCAACATCCTGCACACCAACCCGCGCACGGATGACATCCCCGTCGTGGTCTCCACCAGCCAGCTCGAGGCCGACAAGATGCGCGGCCTGCGCGATGGCTTCCTGCGCAAGCCCTTCAACCTGGATGAAGTGCTCTCGCGCATCGAGCACGTCTTCCGGCGCAGCGAGGCGGCCAAGGATCTCAAGAGCGAGGTCCAGGAGATCGAAGGCTCGCTCAGTCAGCTGAGCATCCCGGACCTGATGCAGATCCTCGGGATGAACAAGCGCAGCGGGAAGCTGACGCTGGAGAAGGGCAACGATCGCGGGGAGATCGTCGTGGTGGAGGGCCGCCCGTTCAACGCCCGGGCCGGCCGCGCCGAGGGCGAGAAGGCCCTCTTCCGGCTCCTGGTGTGGACCGAGGGCACGTTCACCTTCGCGCCCGGCAACACGTCCGGCAAGCCCCGCATCCAGCGCCCCATGGACAGCGCCCTGCTGGAGGCGATGCGGCAGGCGGACGAGGTGAACCGGCTGCTGCCCGGACTGCCGCCGCGCAACACCCGGCTGGTGCTCGCGCCGGACGCGGATCTGCAACAGGACCAGCACCCGGTGACGGCGCAGGTGGTGGAGCTGCTGCGCCAGCCCCGCGCCGTGAGCGAGGTGTTGGACCTGGCGCCCGCCACGGATCTGGAAGTGGTGGGGGTGCTGCACACGCTCCTGCAGAAGGGCGTGGCCCGCATGGCCGAGGGCGATGCCGACGCGGGGGTCAGCGCGCCCCTGCTCGCGCCCGCCGAGCTGCACGCGCTGCGCGGCCGCATCCTCCGGGGCCGGGGCGTGTCGCGCGATGCCACGGCGAAGCTCTTCGTGTGTGGCAGTGGTCCGGCGGTGGCCCGGCGGGTGCTCTCCCAGTTGGCGGAGCTCGCCGCGGTGGCCGCCGAGCCGCCCGCGGTGCGCAGTGGTTTCGGCACGCTGGGCCGCATGGAGCTCAACGAGCTGCTGCACCTGGACTTCTGCGTGCTGCCCCCGGCGGAGGCGGCCCGGCCCTTGTGGCGGCCGTTCAGCGCCGGGGCGGTGGGGGCGCTCTTGTTCGACACCACGGAGGCGGCGGTGAAGCTGGCCCACTTCCTGGCGTGGGACATCCGCCTGCCCGTGGTGGTGCTGGGCCACGAGGTGCCCCAGGAACTCCAGGACGCGCCCGCGGGCTCCGTCAGCGTGGGGGAGGATCTCAAGGACGCCCTGCGCAGCCTGCTCGTCCTGGCGCTCAACCCCACGCCCCTGTCGCCCGGCATTCCGCTGCCGCCGTCCGCGCGCTCCGCGTCCACGGCGCCGTAG
- a CDS encoding tetratricopeptide repeat protein has translation MHLRLLRPFWALPLLLSLACKDADTRSASSQEQKFQAKMDEGRALMASDQPALAAKSFMQASGMAPDRTEPLLQLSEAHHRAGNSGAAILALKQAMSVNPAETPDIKRKLADRYERDGLPRQAIAVLLEMREAEQLGDLDLLRLAHLQTRDGQHDAAFKTLERIQKNRPDDVDAKVVEAEILLAKGEEVLAAKLMDRLLQEQPGLTAARVLRARYFLRSGYAEYAQQDLEQLAPEVSLRPEIVTLRVEVLSALDRRPDAEKLLVQAVGQYPQNADLLARLAQTQLELGNPTEALARVEQALRAQPGSARALYVRGLIAEAGGDLPRAKRDFGMALDENGRFIPALNKLWRIHRQAGELNLARESLEKLVLLGEGSLEDKVTLAEMYAQSRTRTDQGLKLIAEALKQDSKNAHYLAIQRDLKKALPSKKPSGPVIMRGGRR, from the coding sequence ATGCATTTGAGACTCCTTCGCCCGTTCTGGGCCCTACCACTGTTGCTGTCGCTCGCCTGCAAGGACGCCGACACCCGCTCCGCCAGCTCCCAGGAGCAGAAGTTCCAAGCGAAGATGGACGAGGGGCGCGCCCTGATGGCCAGCGATCAGCCCGCGCTGGCCGCGAAGTCCTTCATGCAGGCCTCGGGGATGGCGCCGGACCGCACCGAGCCCCTGCTCCAGCTGTCCGAGGCCCACCACCGCGCGGGCAACTCGGGCGCGGCCATCCTGGCGCTCAAGCAGGCCATGTCCGTCAACCCCGCGGAGACGCCCGACATCAAGCGCAAGCTGGCCGATCGCTACGAGCGGGACGGCCTTCCGCGCCAGGCCATCGCCGTCCTGCTGGAGATGCGCGAGGCGGAGCAGCTCGGGGACCTGGACCTGTTGCGGCTGGCGCACCTGCAGACGCGGGACGGCCAGCATGACGCCGCCTTCAAGACGCTGGAGCGCATCCAGAAGAACCGTCCGGACGACGTGGACGCCAAGGTGGTGGAGGCGGAGATCCTCCTGGCCAAGGGCGAGGAGGTGCTGGCCGCCAAGCTGATGGACAGGCTCCTGCAGGAGCAGCCGGGGCTGACGGCGGCGCGGGTGCTGCGCGCGCGCTACTTCCTGCGCAGTGGTTACGCGGAGTACGCCCAGCAGGACCTGGAGCAGCTCGCGCCCGAGGTCTCCTTGCGCCCGGAGATCGTCACCCTGCGGGTGGAAGTGCTCTCGGCGTTGGATCGCCGTCCGGACGCGGAGAAGTTGCTCGTCCAGGCGGTGGGCCAGTACCCGCAGAACGCGGACCTCCTCGCCCGGCTCGCCCAGACGCAGTTGGAGCTGGGCAACCCGACCGAGGCCCTGGCGCGAGTGGAGCAGGCGCTCCGGGCCCAACCCGGCTCCGCCCGGGCCCTGTATGTCCGGGGCCTCATCGCGGAGGCCGGGGGCGATCTCCCGCGCGCGAAGCGGGACTTCGGCATGGCGCTCGACGAGAACGGCCGCTTCATCCCCGCGCTCAACAAGCTCTGGCGCATCCACCGGCAGGCGGGCGAGCTGAACCTGGCGCGCGAGTCCCTGGAAAAGCTCGTGCTTCTGGGCGAGGGCTCCCTGGAGGACAAGGTGACGCTCGCGGAGATGTACGCGCAGAGCCGCACGCGCACGGACCAGGGCCTCAAGCTCATCGCCGAGGCGCTCAAGCAGGACTCCAAGAACGCGCACTACCTGGCCATCCAGCGGGACTTGAAGAAGGCGCTGCCCTCGAAGAAGCCCTCGGGGCCGGTCATCATGCGGGGCGGACGGCGCTGA
- a CDS encoding GNAT family N-acetyltransferase, whose product MLLREEAPADVEAIRRIVEHAFGRPEEAALVDALRDSGDTVLSLVAEEAGALVGHVLFSRMEAPMRALGLAPVAVMPGAQRRGVGGALIREGLARARQGGWEAVFVLGEPPYYERFGFTAAAASGFRSPYAGPYFMALALRGPELSPREGAVAYARPFAALG is encoded by the coding sequence ATGCTCCTCCGAGAAGAAGCACCCGCGGACGTCGAGGCCATCCGCCGGATCGTCGAGCACGCCTTTGGCCGCCCCGAGGAAGCGGCGCTGGTGGACGCCCTGCGCGACAGCGGCGATACCGTGCTCTCGCTCGTGGCGGAGGAGGCGGGCGCGCTCGTCGGCCATGTCCTGTTCTCCCGGATGGAGGCGCCCATGCGGGCCCTGGGACTGGCGCCGGTCGCGGTGATGCCAGGCGCGCAACGCCGGGGCGTGGGCGGCGCGCTCATCCGGGAAGGGCTCGCCCGCGCGCGCCAGGGCGGCTGGGAGGCGGTGTTCGTCCTGGGCGAGCCTCCTTATTACGAGCGGTTCGGCTTCACCGCGGCGGCGGCCTCGGGCTTCCGCTCCCCCTACGCGGGCCCCTACTTCATGGCGCTCGCCCTGCGAGGCCCGGAGCTGTCTCCCCGCGAGGGCGCCGTCGCCTACGCGCGGCCCTTCGCCGCGCTCGGCTGA
- a CDS encoding GGDEF domain-containing response regulator encodes MAGPILVVDDDNFFRQLASDMLTKRGYRVVTAESAAQALEEVGRTPFDLVITDVVMPGMDGIALTEKLRERDPEQEVVLVSTRTDVKGSAMALSVGVSVVLTKPVDEADLLLAAERCTERAQLRRERAQLQNENLEFTRYQDLHQRCLEFLSQPDLEWLQERVAAELASVCDAQSAALWIADDRGNLMLRAYRGLLDRHFLAERLSTEGPLGNRMREALPWVARDGKSPILYVPFISNGELMGLAQLSDPLAGDFRIEHLRYAKILGDSAAVGVKNGRRMLALQRLGLRDRDTAAYNLSYFTDYASKEIYKARRYGRMFSLLTFSVDNLPLVRLRLGPTEAKLAVRGIIKALSRIVRDSDVIAKASEQEFYLLLPETDFFGAMMFVRRALAAVREEPEAQEVEARLPLALVGGASTFPKDGEDFDELMYRCRRRMDERRASLQRKLMLDTLPFWDEVELLLGNASSPKLPVEEHAEPSRRGKVSDVLFDELQAEIARELMRDPSSRGLLYVGGPEIRSDLPIAQGLESASPDMASRIYLLGRRVDLESHRALTPVFLEGDERMGRHEFILWLSENAAYALIQRRGLGATWGFHSSDTAVVDGLITRLQAEYDLQPY; translated from the coding sequence GTGGCCGGTCCCATCCTCGTCGTCGACGACGACAACTTCTTCCGGCAGCTCGCCTCCGACATGCTCACCAAGCGGGGCTACCGCGTCGTCACCGCGGAGAGCGCCGCCCAGGCACTGGAGGAGGTGGGCCGTACGCCCTTCGATCTCGTCATCACCGATGTGGTGATGCCGGGCATGGACGGCATCGCGCTCACCGAGAAGCTGCGCGAGCGCGATCCTGAACAGGAGGTGGTGCTCGTCAGCACGCGCACGGACGTGAAGGGCTCCGCCATGGCCTTGAGCGTGGGCGTGTCCGTCGTGCTCACCAAGCCCGTGGACGAGGCGGATCTCCTCCTGGCCGCCGAGCGCTGCACGGAGCGCGCCCAGCTGCGCCGCGAGCGCGCCCAGCTCCAGAACGAGAACCTGGAGTTCACCCGCTACCAGGACCTGCACCAGCGCTGCCTGGAGTTCCTGTCCCAGCCGGACCTCGAGTGGTTGCAGGAGCGCGTGGCCGCCGAGCTGGCCTCCGTGTGCGACGCCCAGAGCGCCGCCCTGTGGATCGCCGACGATCGGGGCAACCTGATGCTGCGCGCCTACCGGGGCCTGTTGGATCGCCACTTCCTCGCGGAGCGGCTCAGCACGGAAGGTCCGCTCGGCAACCGCATGCGCGAGGCCCTGCCCTGGGTCGCCCGCGACGGCAAGTCCCCCATCCTCTATGTGCCCTTCATCAGCAATGGCGAGCTGATGGGCCTGGCGCAGCTGTCGGATCCGCTCGCCGGGGACTTCCGCATCGAGCACCTGCGCTACGCGAAGATCCTCGGGGACTCCGCCGCGGTGGGCGTGAAGAACGGCCGGCGGATGCTGGCGTTGCAGCGGCTGGGCCTGCGCGATCGCGACACCGCCGCGTACAACCTCAGCTACTTCACCGACTACGCCTCCAAGGAAATCTACAAGGCGCGCCGCTACGGGCGCATGTTCTCGCTCTTGACGTTCTCCGTGGACAACCTGCCGCTCGTGCGTCTGCGCCTGGGGCCCACGGAGGCCAAGCTCGCGGTGCGCGGCATCATCAAGGCGCTCTCGCGCATCGTCCGGGACTCGGACGTCATCGCCAAGGCGAGCGAACAGGAGTTCTACCTGCTCCTGCCGGAGACGGACTTCTTCGGGGCCATGATGTTCGTGCGCCGCGCGCTGGCCGCCGTGCGCGAGGAGCCCGAGGCCCAGGAAGTGGAGGCGCGGCTGCCGCTCGCGCTGGTGGGTGGGGCGAGCACCTTCCCCAAGGATGGCGAGGACTTCGACGAGTTGATGTACCGCTGCCGCCGGCGCATGGACGAGCGCCGGGCGTCCCTGCAGCGCAAGCTGATGCTCGACACGCTGCCCTTCTGGGACGAGGTGGAGCTGCTGTTGGGCAATGCCTCCAGTCCCAAGCTGCCGGTGGAGGAGCACGCCGAGCCCTCGCGCCGGGGCAAGGTGTCCGACGTGCTCTTCGACGAGCTGCAGGCGGAGATCGCCCGCGAGCTGATGCGCGACCCGAGTTCTCGCGGACTGCTCTACGTGGGCGGGCCGGAGATCCGCTCGGATCTGCCCATCGCGCAGGGGCTGGAGTCGGCCTCGCCCGACATGGCCTCGCGCATCTACCTGCTGGGGCGGCGCGTGGACCTGGAGTCGCACCGCGCCCTCACGCCCGTGTTCCTGGAGGGGGACGAGCGCATGGGCCGCCATGAGTTCATCCTCTGGCTGTCGGAGAACGCCGCCTACGCGCTCATCCAGCGCCGCGGACTCGGCGCCACCTGGGGCTTCCACTCGTCCGACACCGCCGTGGTGGATGGGCTCATCACCCGCCTGCAGGCCGAATACGACCTGCAGCCGTACTGA